A window from Montipora capricornis isolate CH-2021 chromosome 7, ASM3666992v2, whole genome shotgun sequence encodes these proteins:
- the LOC138055851 gene encoding uncharacterized protein encodes MNIDKNRKIRDAHRTFVYKTAGNVEKILTEHVGDLTSFREKLTALKALLTEKLETTKKLDETILELTKPKELEKEVEDSGEFCEHVYSILAKIDLSLEKGKHGEHTQAHATNQENSSTRNTESAKVKLPKLELKSFSGNYQEWQGFWDTFQSAVDGNTGISAIEKFTYLKSCVTSNAESAIAGLPLTADNYKVAIDILKDRFGKPQLLISNYMDALLKLPSVNSVHETKKLRELFDKIEINMRGLNALGVGSRSFGNLLVPVVMEKIPSELRLIVSRKFGSEESWNLDALLSALKTELEARERCTAMKTSGANANTPRFEQYRARSKQPHSASALYTGSEEFTQQCVFCKKNHKSINCMTITEPKARRTILRRNGKCFVCLKGGHISTNCPSKAKCFNCEGRHHVTICERIRNIPTSRNVVSDGATPHGSGSSQDRSTEAGTSAMHVSNNANSVLQIAQAFVCRPDNQQLGLNAHVIFDSCSQRSYITSKACEQLNLPTIGKETLLIKTFGDNSASVKECDVVQLCVRTLDEMNVYITSYVVPVICSPVSNQRSRTTLECYPYLQGLRLACDTSDSVSVDVLIGAEYYWSFFTGNIIKGDPYGPVALETNLGWVLSVPTMCSTLTRSCTVNLSSTHVLKIESTEISDMKDDLQKFWDLETLGIKEHKTSVYDKFSNDITFTGKRYQVKLPFKDNHPMLPDNYTVALRRLTTTIKKLKNQTEILKQYDGVIREQLHSGVVEMVPQDQIPPPGDVHYLPHRTVVRLDRDTTKVRVVYDASSKVFWPSLNDCLHIGPSLNPLLFDILLRFRVHEVALTADIEKAFLNIEIDPEHRDFVRFLWVEDPNKESPEVMVLRFARVVFGVNSSPFILNATIRHHLNTCLPVDSALARELLKSLYVDD; translated from the coding sequence ATGAATATCGACAAGAACAGGAAAATACGAGATGCACACAGGACCTTTGTGTACAAAACAGCGGGGAATGTGGAGAAAATTTTGACAGAACACGTGGGAGATTTAACGTCGTTCAGGGAAAAGTTAACGGCTCTGAAAGCCTTGTTGACCGAAAAATTGGAAACGACCAAAAAGCTGGATGAAACAATATTAGAGCTCACCAAACCAAAGGAACTGGAGAAAGAAGTAGAAGATTCTGGTGAGTTTTGTGAGCACGTTTACAGTATTTTAGCGAAAATCGATTTGAGTTTGGAGAAAGGGAAACATGGCGAACACACACAGGCCCATGCGACAAATCAGGAAAATAGTAGTACCAGAAATACCGAAAGTGCAAAAGTGAAACTACCTAAACTCGAACTCAAATCCTTTTCGGGAAATTATCAAGAATGGCAGGGTTTCTGGGACACATTTCAGTCTGCTGTCGATGGAAATACTGGCATCTCGGCCATTGAAAAATTCACCTATCTGAAGAGTTGTGTGACAAGCAATGCTGAATCCGCAATTGCTGGACTGCCTCTGACCGCAGACAATTATAAAGTAGCCATTGACATTCTTAAGGACCGATTTGGTAAACCGCAGTTGCTGATATCAAATTATATGGATGCCTTATTGAAACTTCCATCTGTcaattcagtgcatgaaacaaagaaattacgTGAATTGTTTGACAAGATTGAAATCAACATGCGAGGTTTGAATGCGTTAGGAGTTGGATCACGGTCCTTTGGGAATTTATTGGTCCCAGTCGTGATGGAAAAAATCCCCTCAGAGTTACGATTGATTGTAAGCCGTAAGTTTGGCAGTGAGGAATCATGGAATCTTGATGCCTTGTTGAGTGCACTGAAAACTGAGTTGGAAGCCAGGGAAAGATGTACTGCAATGAAAACAAGTGGTGCAAATGCCAATACACCCAGGTTTGAACAGTACAGAGCAAGAAGCAAACAACCCCATTCTGCCTCTGCCCTTTATACAGGCAGTGAGGAATTTACTCAACAATGTGTTTTTTGCAAGAAGAATCACAAATCCATTAACTGCATGACCATCACTGAACCGAAAGCTAGGAGAACAATTCTGAGACGAAATGGCAAGTGTTTTGTGTGCCTGAAGGGTGGCCATATCTCCACAAATTGTCCGTCAAAGGCAAAATGCTTTAACTGTGAAGGTAGACACCATGTAACCATTTGTGAAAGAATAAGGAACATTCCAACATCCAGGAATGTAGTTAGTGACGGAGCAACACCACATGGATCTGGATCATCTCAAGATAGGAGCACAGAAGCTGGAACTTCAGCAATGCACGTTAGCAACAATGCCAACTCTGTGTTACAGATAGCCCAAGCCTTTGTTTGCAGACCAGATAACCAACAACTTGGATTGAATGCCCATGTGATATTTGATTCCTGTAGCCAGAGATCATACATAACCAGTAAGGCATGTGAACAATTGAACCTACCAACCATTGGTAAGGAGACACTTTTGATCAAAACATTTGGAGATAACTCAGCCTCTGTGAAGGAATGTGATGTTGTGCAATTGTGTGTCAGAACATTGGATGAAATGAATGTGTATATCACCTCATATGTTGTACCAGTAATTTGCAGCCCAGTGTCCAATCAACGGTCTCGAACCACGTTGGAATGCTACCCCTACTTGCAGGGTCTACGACTTGCATGTGATACAAGTGATTCTGTCAGTGTTGATGTGCTGATAGGAGCAGAATATTACTGGTCGTTCTTTACTGGGAACATCATTAAAGGAGATCCCTATGGACCAGTAGCCCTTGAAACCAATTTAGGTTGGGTTTTATCAGTACCAACTATGTGCTCAACATTGACAAGGTCATGCACTGTGAATCTGAGTTCCACGCATGTGTTAAAGATAGAGTCCACAGAGATAAGTGATATGAAGGATGATCTGCAGAAATTTTGGGACTTGGAAACTTTGGGCATTAAGGAACATAAAACTTCAGTCtatgacaagttttcaaatgacatcaCATTTACTGGAAAGAGATACCAGGTCAAGTTACCATTCAAGGATAATCACCCCATGTTACCAGACAATTATACAGTGGCATTGCGTAGACTGACAACAACAATCAAGAAGCTCAAGAACCAAACAGAAATTCTGAAGCAGTATGATGGTGTGATTAGAGAGCAACTGCACAGTGGTGTGGTTGAAATGGTACCACAAGATCAAATACCACCGCCTGGAGATGTCCACTATCTTCCACACAGGACAgtagtgagacttgacagagaTACAACTAAGGTGAGAGTTGTATATGATGCCTCATCTAAAGTGTTTTGGCCTAGTTTAAATGACTGTCTGCACATTGGACCTTCTCTTAATCCCTTGTTATTTGACATTTTGCTGAGGTTCAGAGTCCATGAAGTTGCCCTAACTGCAGACATTGAGAAGGCGTTTTTGAACATTGAGATTGATCCTGAACACAGGGACTTTGTGAGATTTTTATGGGTTGAAGATCCGAATAAGGAAAGTCCAGAAGTCATGGTACTACGTTTTGCACGTGTGGTATTTGGTGTAAACTCAAGTCCTTTCATTCTAAATGCCACAATCAGACACCATTTGAACACATGTTTGCCAGTGGACAGTGCACTTGCAAGAGAGCTGTTGAAGTCTTTATATGTTGATGACTAG